From the genome of Campylobacter concisus:
CTATTATGATAAAGGTGACTTGGTCTATGCGACCTTTTATGCAGATAAACTTATAGATATGTTGCTTATAAAAGAGGGTGGCTCTAGTGGCTTATATAATGGTATAAAAAAGCCACAAAATGAAGTGATTATTAAAAGAAAAAATGTAAAAACAAATATAGAAGTGCCAAAAGAGGAAAAAATTTCTTTTTAATTACCGTTGATTTACTGCTTGCTTATATAATTTCAACAGCAATCAAAACTAGAACTCCTTTTAAGGGGCAAAGCAACAGCCCCTTTTTCTTTTTACTTCTTTAAAATTTTGTCCTTGTTTTATTTAAAATTATCAACTTTTATCTATTTTTGATTAATTACGGTAAACGATCGGTAACTGAAATTAAAAATTTTAAGCTTCATGTTAAATTTTATTGATTATAATCGTCAGCACAAAACCTTAAAAGGAGAAAAAATGAAACTAACAAAAATTAGTTTAGCCGCTTTGGTTGCTTTAGGTGCATTTTCAAGCGTAGCAAGTGCTACTCCACTTGAAGAAGCTATAAAAAATGTAGATCTTTCAGGATTTGCAAGATATAGATATACAAACGATAAAAAACACGGTGAGTTTTCTAATACAAAATCAGAGTCTGGCTCAAAAGCTGGTCATCAATTTAAAGCAGTAACAAATTTTAAAGCTGCTATCGATGATAACTTCTTTGGTGTTATTGGTTTAAGATATAACGCTACTGATAAATCTGGTGATAATACTCAGGGCAATCAAGGTTCTAGAGGCACTGGTACAGATAAAACAAATACAACCAATGCCTTTGAAGTTCATCAGTTCTATCTTGGTTATAAAGCCGGAAACACTACTATAACAGCTGGTAAGCAAGAGATTGGCTCGTTCTTTACAGATGATGCTATCGCTACTGGTGTAAGAGTAGTAAATGAAGATGTTGAAGGACTAACACTTACTGCTTTAGCTTTTGATGCAATTGAGGGTGATAGTGTTGAGAGTGATGGAGATCTATATGTAAATACTGGTTACTTAAATATTTATGATGTTGGTAATCTATATGCAGCTGGTATCGCTGGTTCATATGACCCTATCAATTTCCAACTATGGTATGCTAGCCTAACAAATCTAGCTGATCTACTTGCAGCTGATGTTTCAGCAAATTTTGCTATTAATGATGATATTAGCTTGGGCGGTAGAGTTAACTATATAAATACTACTGTAGATAAAAGCGCAAAAGCACATCTTTCTAAAGATATAGATGAATCTAATGGCGTTGCAAACTATAATGATGGTAATTTCTATGCTGGCGAACTTACAGCTTCACTATTTGGCTTTGATTTGAGAGCTGGTTATATGGGTTGGAAAGTTGATAATAAAGGCGTAACATCATTTGCTCTTGAAGATAAAGGTAGTCTAATAGATGTTGGTGAGCTTACACTTGATCCAACTTGGGCTGATGGAAAAGCAAACCTAGTATATGGAACAGCTGGATATACATTTGATAAATTTACAGTTGGTGTTGATTACATAAAAGGTCACATTAAACACGCTGCAGCTGCTGGCGAAAATGGCAAAGAAAAAGTTGAAGAGGTTACTCCAAGATTTGCATATGAGTATAGCAAAAAGCTAACATTTAGCTCATACTATGCATTCAAAACTTCAAAATTTGCTGATGAGGCTAAAAACAAAGAAGATCAATTCAGATTTGAAGCTAAATACTCATTCTAATCGTAGCTCATTAATCAACTTATGATATAATCCCAGGTCGGAGCAATCTGATCCGGGATTTTTAAATTTAGAGCAAAATTTCAAGGAAAGTTATGAAAAGTATTAAAATTTCTTTTTTGGCGTGTTTTTTGGTGGCAAATGCCTTTGCAGCTTCACAAGTCTACTATATAGAAGCTCGTGGTGAGTTTGGTAAAGAACTTGCTGAAATGGCAAAAAAGCAGGCTAATGATAGAAATGAAAAAGTAAATGTCTATGTCGATGAAGATCCAAGACGCTATAAAGATAATAGAATTTTAAAATTGGGCGTTGATAGAAAGGGCAGATATAGTGTTTCTTTGGGTAAGGAGCTTTATGAAAAGCAATGTGCTAGCTGTCATGGCGAGAATGCTGATAAAAGGCCATTTGGTTCAACACCTCTAAAAAATATGGATGCTAAGGATATTGAAGATAGCATCATCTCTTATAGAAGCGACTCAAGTTTTGGTGGAAGCGGTAAAAATGTAATGCAAAACCAAGCCAAAATTCTTTCAAATAATGACCTTGGTGCGATTCTTGCCTATCTAAAAGGTAAAGATGCATTTGCTGAACAAGACGCAAATGAAAACAAACCAGTCTCTACTCAAACAAAGCAAGGCAGTTATTTAAGATAAGTTTTACTTTGATAGCTTTGTCATAATATAAATAAAAGGAAGCAGATGTTAAATCCAAAATCATTATTTTTAAGTATGGGCTCAGCTATCATTTTGATGATAATCTTTGCCATAGCTAGTGGAGCCGCTACGATAATAGAAAGTAAAACTAGTACAGAAGCTGCATGGTACTATGTTTATGGTGCCAGCTGGTTTGCTCTCATTCAACTACTTCTTGGTATAAATTTGACCTATAATATCTTTAGATATAACTTAATAGATCCAAAAAAACTCCCTTCGCTTATCTTTCACCTTGGTTTTATCGTTATCTTAATCGGTGCCGGAATAACAAGATATCTTGGCTTTGAGGCTGATATGCATATAAGAGAAAAAACTCAGTCAAATATCGTTACGACAAAAATATCCTATTTAAATTTAACCGCATTAAACGATAATGGAGAAGAGATAAACGCTGCTTTGCCACTAGGACTTTCTGATGCAAAAAAAGGTTTTGATCTAAAGCTAAAAATAGCAGATAATGAAGCTAATTTAAAATTTAAAGAATTTGTGCCAAATGCAAGCTATAAGTTTGTAGATGATAAAAATGGGCAACCAGTAGTGGAATTTGTGGTTTCAAACGAGAGTGAAAGTGAAGAAATCTTCTTGTTAGAAGAAGAGGAAGCAAGAGTTGCAGATATTAGTTTTATCTTTAATGCTAAGCCAGACGAGAGTAAAAAATATGTACTTTTTAAATTAGTGGACGGAAATTTCACAGTTACTTCAAATACTGATCTTTCAAAATTTACAATGAGTGATAGTTCAAAAACTGAGTTAAAGGCTGGTAGTGTAAATGATTTTGGCATGGGCAGTCTTTATACTATTTCAAATATAAATTTTGCTCCAAGATTAGTTTCGACTCATGCTTCAAGAAAGCTAGTTAGTACAAAAGATAGCGAATTTAACGCCTTGATAGCTGA
Proteins encoded in this window:
- a CDS encoding cytochrome C, producing MKSIKISFLACFLVANAFAASQVYYIEARGEFGKELAEMAKKQANDRNEKVNVYVDEDPRRYKDNRILKLGVDRKGRYSVSLGKELYEKQCASCHGENADKRPFGSTPLKNMDAKDIEDSIISYRSDSSFGGSGKNVMQNQAKILSNNDLGAILAYLKGKDAFAEQDANENKPVSTQTKQGSYLR